The proteins below come from a single Parageobacillus thermoglucosidasius genomic window:
- the ytfJ gene encoding GerW family sporulation protein, with translation MNNHPIQGLMTTAMENLKQMIDVNTIIGDPVETPDGSVILTVSKVGFGFAAGGSEFMVDGDKNGASQQQAPNQAQAGEHPFGGGSGGGVSITPIAFLVVNSSGIKLLHLDESTHLYEKILDAAPEAIEKIQAMWKKNKDLSSSAPKQDFNI, from the coding sequence ATGAACAATCATCCAATTCAAGGGCTGATGACAACCGCAATGGAAAATTTAAAACAAATGATCGATGTCAATACGATCATCGGCGATCCGGTGGAAACGCCGGATGGAAGCGTGATCTTGACGGTTTCCAAAGTAGGTTTTGGATTTGCCGCGGGCGGTAGTGAGTTTATGGTGGATGGCGACAAAAACGGCGCCAGCCAACAACAGGCGCCTAACCAGGCACAGGCAGGCGAGCATCCGTTTGGCGGCGGAAGCGGCGGCGGTGTTTCCATTACGCCAATCGCCTTTTTGGTAGTCAACTCTTCAGGAATAAAGCTGCTTCATCTTGACGAAAGCACTCATTTATATGAAAAAATTCTCGACGCAGCACCAGAAGCGATTGAAAAAATACAAGCGATGTGGAAGAAAAACAAAGACTTATCATCGTCAGCACCAAAACAAGATTTTAACATTTAA
- a CDS encoding DUF2953 domain-containing protein: MLKLIVCIAVLLFFLLFLLSLMKLSVTIFFQHAQGDDEWKITFQALFGMIRYTIHIPFVKIETEPPGIAIDHQETIENISKGTVKRSKYTPEELIHNFQKTKEFAQHVVRLNEIIKKFLGHISITKFEWQTKIGTGDAATTGMIVGLGWSLKYHLLALSSKYMKLKTPPFFLITPSFHEAVSETKFVCMIHFRIGYAMLAGIRMVKYWRGNRLSKIKTFVSNHANESY, encoded by the coding sequence ATGTTGAAACTGATCGTTTGTATTGCTGTCCTGCTTTTTTTCTTGCTTTTTTTGCTATCGTTGATGAAGTTGTCGGTTACGATTTTTTTTCAACATGCACAAGGTGATGATGAATGGAAAATTACGTTTCAAGCGTTATTTGGAATGATTCGTTATACGATACATATACCGTTTGTGAAAATAGAAACAGAGCCGCCGGGTATTGCCATTGACCATCAAGAGACGATAGAAAATATTTCGAAAGGAACGGTGAAACGAAGCAAGTATACGCCGGAGGAACTGATCCATAATTTTCAGAAAACAAAAGAGTTTGCCCAGCATGTCGTTCGGCTGAATGAAATTATCAAAAAATTTCTTGGGCATATATCCATCACGAAATTTGAATGGCAGACGAAAATCGGGACAGGGGATGCGGCGACGACAGGGATGATCGTCGGGTTAGGATGGTCGTTAAAATACCATCTGCTCGCGTTGTCCAGCAAATATATGAAACTTAAAACGCCTCCATTTTTTTTGATAACTCCATCTTTTCATGAAGCCGTTTCCGAAACAAAATTCGTATGTATGATTCATTTTCGAATCGGGTATGCTATGTTAGCAGGAATACGAATGGTGAAATATTGGCGTGGCAATCGTTTGTCGAAAATCAAAACATTTGTTTCTAATCATGCAAATGAAAGCTACTAG
- a CDS encoding RDD family protein, producing the protein MTGEYLSIPAETRNTAVGDASSQVRYAGFWMRFWAYLLDLLVVGSINRLLVFPLFHLLDISVERTSMFAPATIATTVTFYAYFVLMTKFFQQTLGKMVFGMKVIDESGKPLTWTTVLFREVIGKFIAKTILFIGFLFVAFSEKKKGMHDQFADTLVIYE; encoded by the coding sequence ATGACCGGAGAGTATTTGTCCATTCCAGCAGAGACAAGAAACACCGCTGTCGGCGATGCATCTTCGCAAGTTCGCTATGCCGGGTTTTGGATGCGGTTTTGGGCATATTTGCTCGATTTGCTTGTTGTCGGCAGCATCAACCGTCTGCTTGTTTTTCCGCTTTTTCATTTGCTCGATATTTCGGTCGAGCGGACGAGCATGTTCGCGCCGGCGACAATTGCCACGACGGTGACATTTTACGCGTATTTTGTATTGATGACGAAATTTTTCCAACAAACGTTAGGAAAAATGGTATTTGGGATGAAAGTGATCGATGAGTCAGGAAAACCGTTGACATGGACGACAGTTTTGTTTCGTGAAGTGATCGGAAAATTTATCGCAAAAACGATTTTATTCATCGGATTTCTTTTCGTCGCTTTTTCAGAAAAGAAAAAAGGGATGCATGACCAGTTCGCCGATACGCTCGTCATTTACGAATAA
- the sppA gene encoding signal peptide peptidase SppA has translation MNRKRWIALSIAAVLFIISVLVNIITTMLTNDAKTWTKNWLALAEQEFSEEVIEDGDQFQKIVVLEVNGVIQDAGDTEALFTASGYNHRAFLRMIEQAKNDDTVKAIILRVDSPGGGVVESAEIHDQLLKLKKETKKPIYVSMGTMAASGGYYISTAADKIFASPETLTGSLGVIIQSFNYEGLAKKYGVELVTIKSGPYKDIMNPARKMTEEEKEILQRLIHNSYEGFVKVISEGRHLPESEVRKIADGRIYDGRQAKQLKLIDEFGYLEDTIAAIKKDYDLADAQVVKYTNDFSFGSLFKMELSRMIAPKHEATELIKLFSNPSSPRLMYLYAE, from the coding sequence ATGAATCGAAAGCGCTGGATAGCATTGTCTATTGCAGCTGTATTATTTATTATTTCAGTGTTAGTCAATATCATTACGACAATGTTGACAAATGATGCGAAAACGTGGACGAAAAACTGGCTTGCGCTAGCAGAACAAGAGTTTAGTGAAGAAGTGATCGAAGATGGCGACCAATTTCAGAAAATTGTTGTTTTGGAAGTAAACGGGGTCATTCAAGACGCTGGAGATACGGAAGCGCTGTTTACTGCGTCAGGATATAATCATCGCGCATTTTTACGCATGATTGAACAGGCGAAAAACGATGATACAGTGAAGGCGATTATTTTGCGCGTCGATTCACCGGGCGGCGGTGTTGTAGAGAGCGCTGAAATTCATGATCAACTGCTTAAGCTAAAGAAAGAAACGAAAAAACCGATTTATGTTTCAATGGGAACGATGGCGGCTTCTGGAGGATATTACATTTCCACAGCAGCCGATAAAATTTTCGCAAGCCCAGAAACGCTGACTGGATCGTTAGGAGTAATTATACAAAGTTTCAATTATGAGGGGCTTGCCAAAAAATACGGTGTGGAGCTTGTTACGATTAAAAGCGGGCCGTATAAAGATATTATGAACCCGGCGAGAAAGATGACGGAGGAAGAAAAAGAAATATTGCAGCGGTTAATCCATAATTCTTATGAAGGGTTTGTCAAAGTGATTTCGGAAGGCAGACACCTTCCGGAAAGCGAAGTGCGGAAAATAGCGGATGGCCGAATTTACGACGGCCGCCAGGCAAAGCAGTTAAAGTTAATCGATGAGTTCGGCTATTTAGAAGACACCATTGCCGCAATAAAAAAAGACTACGATTTGGCGGACGCGCAAGTGGTGAAGTATACGAATGACTTTTCGTTCGGTTCTTTATTTAAAATGGAATTAAGCCGGATGATAGCGCCAAAGCATGAGGCGACCGAATTAATCAAGTTGTTCTCTAACCCTTCATCACCGCGCTTAATGTATTTATACGCTGAATAA
- a CDS encoding NAD kinase: MAGLRNHLYFFYKHDDQLVKRVEPLIELAKQGPFVVVDDHREANIIVSIGNDGAFLQAVRQTGFRNDCLYVGISTLPSRGFYCDFQIDDIDHMVEATQNLQLEVRKYPIIQVTIDDNASFFCLNECSIRSQIIKTLAMDVFIDDLHFETFRGDGIIVSTPTGSTAYNKSVNGAVVDPLLPCFQVSELASLNNNRYRTLGSSFILSGQRKLTLKMSEETSHFPIIGLDNEALSIQHIEKIDIVLSDRVIKTVRLKDNSFWDKVKRTFL; this comes from the coding sequence ATGGCAGGCTTGCGCAATCATCTATATTTTTTTTACAAGCATGACGATCAACTCGTCAAACGAGTAGAGCCGCTGATCGAGCTTGCGAAACAAGGGCCGTTTGTCGTTGTCGATGACCATCGCGAAGCCAATATCATCGTCAGCATCGGGAACGATGGCGCATTTTTGCAAGCGGTGCGACAAACAGGTTTTCGCAATGACTGCTTATATGTCGGCATTTCAACACTTCCGTCGCGCGGATTTTACTGTGACTTTCAAATCGATGACATCGATCATATGGTAGAAGCGACACAAAATTTGCAGCTAGAAGTGAGAAAATACCCAATTATTCAAGTTACCATCGATGACAACGCTTCCTTTTTCTGCTTAAATGAATGTTCCATCCGCTCACAAATTATTAAGACGTTGGCGATGGACGTGTTTATCGATGATTTGCATTTTGAAACATTCCGCGGTGACGGAATCATCGTTTCGACACCGACGGGAAGCACAGCGTATAATAAATCGGTCAACGGCGCAGTCGTTGATCCGCTGCTTCCTTGCTTTCAAGTGAGCGAGCTGGCCTCCCTCAACAATAACCGCTACCGAACGCTCGGGTCATCATTTATTTTAAGCGGGCAGCGGAAACTAACATTAAAAATGTCCGAAGAAACAAGCCATTTTCCAATTATCGGCCTAGATAATGAGGCATTAAGCATTCAACACATTGAAAAAATCGATATTGTCTTAAGCGACAGGGTGATCAAGACCGTCCGTTTAAAAGACAATTCTTTCTGGGATAAAGTAAAGCGAACGTTTTTATAA
- the mbcS gene encoding acyl-CoA synthetase MbcS, which yields MKREDLIAPERYNLTVEIERHALANPDKTALKWESEQGETREITYGDLIKRANRIGNALLKQGLEKGDKVLVMIPRLIEAYEVYLGALKAGLVVIPSSEMLRTKDLQYRISHGEAKAVVAYEPYVDQFAPVEGMDHLVKFIVGKEKRDGWILLEEAMKAESDELATADTSRDDMAFLSYTSGTTGYPKGVVHSHGWAYAHLRIAAKNWLCIGENDLVWATAGPGWQKWIWSPFLSTLGSGATGFVYYGRFDPEKYLQLLSKYEVNVLCCTPTEYRLMAKVPNIGDYNLSHLHSAVSAGEPLNREVIDTFEKYFNIQVRDGYGQTENTLLVGVMKGMKIKPGSMGKPTPGNRVEIINENGEPCAVGEVGDIAVHVETPTLFKYYYKDPERTALQFRGDYYITGDKAKKDEDGYFWFEGRGDDIIISSGYTIGPFEVEDALVKHPYVKECAVVASPDEVRGHVVKAFIVLREGVDKNDPTLIPKLQEHVKQLTAPYKYPRKIEFVDDLPKTASGKIRRVELREREMRLAKRQ from the coding sequence ATGAAACGGGAAGATTTAATCGCTCCTGAACGCTATAATTTGACGGTGGAAATCGAGAGGCATGCGCTGGCTAATCCTGATAAAACCGCATTGAAATGGGAAAGCGAACAAGGGGAAACGCGGGAGATTACATACGGTGATTTAATCAAACGTGCGAACCGGATTGGAAACGCTTTATTGAAGCAAGGGCTTGAAAAAGGCGATAAAGTGCTTGTCATGATTCCTCGCTTAATTGAAGCGTATGAAGTATATTTAGGAGCGTTAAAGGCAGGCTTGGTCGTGATTCCAAGTTCGGAAATGCTGCGGACGAAAGATTTGCAATACCGCATTTCCCACGGCGAGGCAAAGGCGGTTGTTGCATATGAGCCATATGTCGATCAATTTGCGCCAGTGGAAGGCATGGACCATCTCGTGAAATTCATTGTCGGAAAAGAGAAACGGGACGGATGGATTCTTTTAGAGGAAGCGATGAAAGCGGAAAGCGATGAACTGGCTACTGCAGACACATCCCGTGATGATATGGCGTTTTTATCCTATACATCGGGAACGACCGGATATCCGAAAGGAGTCGTTCATTCGCACGGATGGGCATATGCACATTTGCGCATTGCCGCGAAGAATTGGTTATGTATTGGAGAAAATGATCTCGTCTGGGCGACCGCCGGCCCAGGCTGGCAAAAATGGATTTGGAGCCCGTTTTTATCGACGCTTGGTTCTGGTGCAACAGGGTTTGTCTATTATGGACGGTTTGATCCGGAAAAATATTTGCAGCTTTTAAGCAAGTATGAAGTAAACGTGCTTTGTTGCACGCCGACGGAGTATCGGCTGATGGCGAAAGTGCCGAACATCGGTGATTATAATCTCTCGCATCTTCATAGTGCCGTATCCGCCGGGGAGCCGCTTAACCGTGAAGTGATTGACACGTTTGAGAAATATTTTAATATTCAAGTACGGGACGGATATGGGCAAACGGAAAATACGCTGCTTGTCGGCGTCATGAAAGGAATGAAAATCAAACCAGGCTCCATGGGCAAACCAACGCCGGGAAATCGCGTTGAGATTATTAACGAAAACGGCGAACCGTGCGCCGTCGGGGAAGTTGGCGACATCGCCGTCCATGTGGAAACTCCGACGTTATTTAAATATTACTACAAAGATCCAGAACGGACGGCGCTGCAATTCCGAGGCGATTATTATATTACGGGGGATAAAGCGAAAAAAGATGAAGATGGATATTTCTGGTTTGAAGGAAGAGGAGATGACATTATCATCAGCTCCGGTTATACAATCGGGCCGTTTGAAGTGGAAGATGCGCTTGTCAAGCATCCTTACGTAAAAGAATGCGCTGTCGTCGCCAGTCCGGATGAAGTGCGCGGCCATGTCGTCAAAGCGTTCATCGTTCTTCGCGAAGGAGTTGATAAAAATGACCCGACGCTGATTCCAAAGCTGCAGGAGCATGTGAAACAACTTACCGCACCATATAAGTATCCGCGCAAAATTGAATTTGTCGACGATTTGCCGAAAACGGCATCGGGAAAAATCCGCCGTGTGGAGCTGCGCGAGCGCGAAATGCGCCTTGCCAAGCGTCAATAA
- a CDS encoding alpha/beta-type small acid-soluble spore protein, translating to MARNNTSNQLLVPGAQQALEQMKYEIAQEFGVKLGADTTSRANGSVGGEITKRLVALAQQQLGGTQQTF from the coding sequence ATGGCACGTAACAACACTTCAAATCAATTGCTTGTTCCGGGAGCACAACAAGCACTTGAACAAATGAAATACGAAATTGCTCAAGAATTTGGCGTTAAATTGGGTGCTGACACTACTTCTCGCGCTAACGGTTCTGTTGGTGGCGAGATTACAAAACGCCTTGTTGCTTTGGCGCAACAACAATTAGGCGGTACCCAACAAACATTTTAA
- the thiI gene encoding tRNA uracil 4-sulfurtransferase ThiI → MKYDRILIRYGEMTTKGRNRDLFVRRLKQNVAKQLRAFPNIKIEYMRDRMYILLNGEPHEPIIDKLKTVFGIHSFSLAMKCNNELDEIKETALAAVQQLPHEGKTFKVSARRVDKQFPYGSDALNHEIGAYILRNTDGLTVNVHEPDINVRVEVRNDGTYVTCRDIPGPGGLPVGTSGKAMLMLSGGIDSPVAGYLAMKRGLEIEAVHFFSPPFTSERAKQKVVDLVKKLTTYGGTIKLHIVPFTEVQQAIYKQVPNEYSLISTRRAMLKITDALRQRHRALAIVTGESLGQVASQTLESMFVINDVTTTPILRPLVSMDKTEIIAIAKKIDTHDISILPYEDCCTIFTPRSPKTKPKKEKVVHYESFVDLQPLIEKAVANTETMVIDENFATEDEFEQLF, encoded by the coding sequence ATGAAGTATGATCGTATTTTAATTCGCTATGGAGAAATGACGACAAAAGGACGAAACCGCGACTTATTCGTCCGGCGTTTGAAACAAAATGTCGCGAAACAGCTTCGTGCATTTCCTAACATTAAAATTGAATATATGCGTGACCGCATGTACATTTTGCTAAACGGGGAGCCGCATGAACCGATTATTGACAAATTAAAAACGGTGTTTGGCATTCATTCATTTAGTTTGGCGATGAAGTGCAATAATGAATTGGACGAAATAAAAGAGACCGCGCTGGCGGCTGTCCAACAGCTTCCTCATGAAGGGAAAACGTTTAAAGTGAGCGCACGGAGAGTGGATAAGCAATTCCCGTATGGAAGCGACGCGTTGAATCATGAAATTGGCGCTTATATTTTGCGAAATACAGACGGATTGACGGTTAACGTACATGAGCCTGATATCAACGTCCGTGTGGAAGTTCGCAATGATGGCACATATGTGACTTGCCGCGATATTCCTGGTCCCGGCGGATTGCCGGTAGGAACGAGCGGCAAAGCGATGCTCATGCTTTCTGGCGGAATCGACAGCCCTGTTGCTGGGTATTTGGCGATGAAACGCGGATTGGAGATAGAAGCGGTCCACTTTTTCAGCCCGCCGTTTACAAGCGAACGGGCGAAGCAGAAAGTAGTGGATTTAGTTAAAAAATTAACCACATACGGGGGAACAATAAAGCTCCACATTGTTCCTTTTACGGAAGTGCAGCAAGCTATCTATAAACAAGTGCCAAACGAATACTCGCTTATTTCAACGAGAAGAGCGATGTTAAAAATCACCGACGCGTTGCGCCAGCGTCACCGCGCGCTTGCGATTGTGACAGGGGAAAGCCTCGGCCAAGTTGCCAGCCAAACGCTTGAAAGCATGTTTGTCATTAACGATGTCACGACAACACCGATTTTGCGGCCGCTTGTGTCGATGGATAAAACAGAAATTATCGCGATCGCTAAGAAAATCGATACGCATGATATTTCGATTTTGCCGTATGAAGATTGCTGTACCATTTTTACGCCAAGATCGCCTAAAACAAAACCAAAGAAGGAAAAAGTGGTCCATTATGAAAGTTTTGTCGATTTGCAGCCATTAATAGAGAAGGCGGTTGCGAATACGGAAACGATGGTGATCGATGAAAACTTCGCAACAGAAGATGAATTTGAACAGCTATTCTAA
- a CDS encoding cysteine desulfurase family protein, protein MIYLDNSATTKPFPEVVDSFVTVATKYFGNPSSLHELGMKAERLLTQAREQIAAALGVKPNEIIFTSGGTEANNFAIKGVALQYRHRGNHIITTAIEHPSVSEPCQQLEQLGFEVTYLPVNENGLVTVEDVKKALRDDTILVSIMHVNNEVGAIQPVEEIGALLAQYPKTIFHVDRVQGISKVPLDMKKARIDLCTMSAHKFHGLRGAGILYVRQGVRLSPLLAGGGQEMQLRSGTENVPAIVAMAKALRLSLEKYDKQIDYLLEVKQAWIDALKTIPFIQINTPLAHSAPHIINFSLNGIKPEVFVHELEKHDIFVSTTSACSSKKKAPSKTLLAMGVDDRRAESGIRISLSFENTLEEIPTAISAMKKAIENLREVSKHYEV, encoded by the coding sequence ATGATTTATTTGGATAACAGCGCGACAACCAAACCGTTTCCAGAAGTGGTCGATTCGTTTGTCACGGTGGCGACAAAATATTTTGGGAATCCGTCCTCGCTTCATGAATTAGGAATGAAAGCGGAGCGGCTGTTAACGCAGGCTCGTGAGCAAATTGCCGCCGCATTAGGGGTAAAACCGAATGAAATTATTTTTACATCTGGAGGAACGGAAGCGAATAATTTTGCGATCAAAGGAGTGGCGTTGCAGTACCGCCATCGCGGCAACCATATTATCACAACAGCGATTGAGCATCCGTCCGTATCAGAGCCTTGCCAACAATTAGAGCAGTTAGGCTTTGAAGTGACATATTTACCAGTGAACGAAAACGGCCTCGTCACTGTCGAGGATGTTAAAAAGGCGCTGCGCGATGATACGATTCTCGTCTCGATCATGCATGTCAATAACGAAGTTGGCGCCATTCAGCCCGTTGAAGAGATCGGGGCATTGCTAGCGCAGTATCCGAAAACGATTTTTCATGTCGATCGTGTGCAAGGGATAAGCAAAGTGCCGCTCGATATGAAAAAAGCGCGCATTGATTTATGCACGATGTCGGCACATAAGTTTCATGGATTGCGCGGTGCAGGGATTTTATACGTTCGCCAAGGAGTCCGGCTTTCGCCGCTGCTCGCCGGCGGAGGACAGGAGATGCAGCTCCGTTCTGGGACTGAAAATGTTCCAGCGATTGTGGCGATGGCAAAAGCGCTGCGGCTGTCACTGGAAAAATATGATAAACAAATCGATTATTTGCTTGAAGTCAAGCAAGCGTGGATAGATGCATTAAAAACGATTCCTTTTATTCAAATCAATACGCCGTTAGCGCATTCGGCGCCGCATATTATTAACTTTTCGCTAAACGGCATTAAACCGGAAGTATTTGTCCATGAGTTGGAGAAACACGATATTTTTGTTTCTACAACATCGGCGTGTTCGTCGAAAAAGAAGGCACCAAGTAAAACATTGCTGGCGATGGGGGTGGATGATCGCCGGGCAGAAAGCGGCATCCGCATCAGCCTTTCTTTTGAAAATACGCTCGAAGAAATCCCGACGGCCATCTCCGCAATGAAGAAGGCAATCGAAAATTTAAGAGAGGTAAGTAAACATTATGAAGTATGA